The DNA window CGGATAAACGGTTAAAGTTTCAATTCTGATTAATGGTCGAAAAACTTGGCAGATCAGCTACTAGCCATCGGGTGCAACGTCTTGTTGGGCTTGTTATTTCTTAAGATGCTCGTGTATCACTCCCAGCTAAACTGAAGACTTTACGAAAGAAGCAAATTAGTCTCCAAATACCAGATAATCCATATCCCAATAGAAAGAAATTCGTTACGATTAATGCGCCATCAAGAATAGGATGCCATCCTCCTCCCATAACGCCAAGACTCCCCAATAACCCCAGTGGCAAAGCTAATCCAACAACTACTACTTCGAGAGCATCAGATAGCCAACGCACAGCACCTTCACCAATATTTATTAGGCACATAAAGCAAACCGACCAGACAACGGTAATGCCTATCGTCAAACGACCTCCTAATGTGATTATGCTTTTCACTGCATTCTTTTGCCCAACGTAAAGCACACCGGCCGCGATGTGCCAGATGCGCAAAGATTAAAGTTTCAATTATGAAAAACAGGCGAAAAACCTGGCCGGTCAGCTACTAGCGGTCGGGTGCTGCGACTTGTTCTGCTTATTTGTTTTCTGCATCATCCCTGTCGGAGTCATCAGAAATAGACGAATGGGTATCTTTCAACTGTTTGAATAGCTTAGCGTCTAAAAAATCGGTAAAATCAAAGCGTAATGCTACAGCCTCGATTAGTTCAGTAGCAGAGCCAGCCTTCGATCTCTCAAGAACAACAACTGCATACGGTGTATCCTTAGTAGGCCTCCACAAGGTAACTCTTAACGGAAATCCCTGAGGAATGGTCATCGTCTTCAGCCCTTTGTTATCGAGGAGGAAATGAGCCTCATGCTTCTTATTATCACTAGATACCGCTGAAATCCTAACTAATCGTAAATCTGATTCACCATAAATACCCACTACACTCAGTTTAACTGTAGAGCGTGACGATGCTATTTCTTTAGCTTGTGCAGGTAATTGTTGAACAAACAAAAAGGCACAAATTACGATAAGCGGCTGAATAAATGGTAAATTCATTTTTTTGCAGAACGTAAAGCACACCGGCAGCGATGTACCAGATGTGACAAAGTTTAAAGTTTCAATCTCTATTCCAAAGAAGCGAAATCCTGGCCCGACAGCTACTAGCTGTCGGGTGCTGCGACTTGTTAGCCCGATTTTTTATGGCAGTGCAGATTAATCAAGCCCTTGTCATCTTGAAAAACAAATACGGAATGTCTAAAAAAATCACCTCGGATTATAAAATCAAAGGTGTTGTAGTTTTCGTATCCCTTGAGTTGGCTTCGGCCTAGATTCATGAGAGCAACATTCAAAACAATATCGTATGCATCCTTGCTCTTAGGGGCGCGCACCCTAAGCGTAACATTACGCTTAGATGCCCATTCAGAAGGAATCAATAGTGATCCAGCAACTAAATCTTGGGCTTTAAGATCTGAAGGAGCATATTTCGTAAGGATGAGCACCTTTGCGTCTGTCGTCTCCAAACGGGCAATCTTAGGTGTTATATGATGATCCGTGATATGCACAACCCTTACCTTGCCCCCTGATTTGTTTTTGTCAGCGTAGGCGCCAGGACAGGCCAAAATGCTAAATATGGTGATTAGCTTTAAAAGGTTATTCATATTATTATTGGCTAACGTAAAGCTCACTGGCGGAGAGTGAGGGGAAACTTTACTTTGTTGTTAATGGTTCAAACCACCAGAAAATCTGGCTACGCAGCTACTCTCCGTCGGGTGCAGCGACTTGTTATGCCGATTTTGATTTCTTAGTTTTACGCTCAACATAGCGGATCAAATCACCAACCGTAACTAGCTTCTCAGCATCTGCATCTGCAATGGATATGTTAAAATCCTCCTCAATCCACATAATCAACTCAACAGCGTCGAGCGAATCAGCCCCTAAGTCTCCAATTATTGCATGATCTGGCTTAATTTGATCCTGCTTCAGAGAAAGCAACTCTGATATAATCTTCGTGATTTTCTGAGAAGTCTTTGAATCGTATGAAACAGATTCTTTCGGAGTATCTCGTTCCTTCACAGAATTGTTCTTCGAGTCACAAGAAGATATAAAAGAGCTTAGGGCTATAATTCCGAGTATAGGTAATGTGGGTTTCATATTTTTTGCATAACGTAAAGTTCACCCGCAGCGATGAAAGCGTCGATAAACGGTTAAAGTTTCAATTCTATTAACCCGTTACAAAACTTGGCCAGTCAGCTACTAGCTGTCGGGTGCAACGACTTGTTCTGCTTGTTTTACTTAGCTAGTCAGTCGCTCCAGATCATGCCAAAGCACCTCATAGAGATCAAATATCTGAGAATCATACTTATCTAAATCGCCATTAGGATCAGTGAGATTAATCCATCCCTCCCAAGTCCCCTTATACTCTTCAGGACCGCGGCTGACAAGACGATGAACACCTTCAACTGCTTTAGACAATGCCAGATGATTGAGATCAGCTGTAATCGATGCCAGCTCGGAGAGATCATTCCACGCTGGGGACAAGTTATAAAGAAGTCCCGAGATTCCGCCATTTTCGTAGTAGCTAAGGAAACGATAAAGGTGGAAAACTCTCTTTGACTCATCATCAAGTGAGGATCGACCAGATTTGATTTCGCGATCTAGTATTTTTTCACAAGTATCGATCATACGGAGCTTATTTTTTGCAGAACGTAAAGCTCACCGGCGGAGAGTGAGGGGAAACTTTACTTTGTTATTAATGGTTCAAACCACCAGAAAAATCTGGCTACGCAGCTACTCTCCGTCGGGTGCAGCGACTTGTTAGACTGAATTAATTCTAGTCTCAATCACATGAAAAAGGGTCATCAGCCACCTCTACATCGGCTGCTTCATACTTGATTGATTCATCTGGTTTTCTGTTGATGGCTGTCAGAAGGTTTTCTAGTTCAGATATGGTAGCCTTATCAAGAGCGGTAGTCTTTATTTTTTTAATCGCCTTGATGAGAGCTGTCTTAAGCGGAAGATTCTCTCCAAGAGTGTTACTCCAAGGAATGCCATTATCATCTTTATTGCTTACCCGGAGCCTTATATCGGATGGGTAGCGAGCTGACCAAAATGGAACAAAGACAGTAAGCAGCCGCGAATTAGATAAATCAAAAATCATACCTGTGCTACCTCCATCACCATAAACACCAGAACTATTGTATTTAATCTTGAGTTCACCTTTAGCTATCTTGTCCAGAGCTGAAAGGGCGGCTTCATTCATTGATGCCTTGCCCTTCATATAGCTAGCTACTTGAGGGC is part of the Oceaniferula marina genome and encodes:
- the acpP gene encoding acyl carrier protein; the protein is MKERDTPKESVSYDSKTSQKITKIISELLSLKQDQIKPDHAIIGDLGADSLDAVELIMWIEEDFNISIADADAEKLVTVGDLIRYVERKTKKSKSA
- a CDS encoding DMP19 family protein; the encoded protein is MIDTCEKILDREIKSGRSSLDDESKRVFHLYRFLSYYENGGISGLLYNLSPAWNDLSELASITADLNHLALSKAVEGVHRLVSRGPEEYKGTWEGWINLTDPNGDLDKYDSQIFDLYEVLWHDLERLTS